TGAGGCGTCTCGAGCCGGATCGGCCGGGGCCCGGGCCCGCCAAGGAGCGCCCGGGGCCCGGCAACCGCCACGACCGCCCGGGTCAGCGACCGCCACGACCGCCCGGGTCGGCGACCGCCACGACCGCCCGGGGCCCGGCCCGGATCAGCCCGACCCGGCCCGGATCAGCCCGTACCGCCGCCCGGCGGTGACTGCGGCCCCGGTCCGCGGCCCCGCTGCTCACGGGCGAACAGCCACACCAACGGGCGGTACCGGTACCGCAGTTGATCCCCGTCGGCGATGATGTCCAGCAGGCGGACCTCCGAGATCGACTCCAGTACGTCCTCGGCCCGCCCCTCCGGCCACCGCAGCTCCACGGCCGCCTGACGCGCCGTGAACGCGGAGTCCCCGTCCCGGTACGCCAGCACCCGGAACGCGTACCGGGCCGTCGGCGCCAGCCGGGCGTGACAGCGGCTCAGGGTCGCCCGCACATCGAGGCTGCCCAGGGACAGCTCGCCCAGCCGCCGCTCCGCGGGCGCCAGCCGGTCCGCCAGATGCGCCAGCCGCCACTGCGGGTAGGCCGCCAGCCGCGCCGCGCAGATCCGCAGCGCCAGGGGAAGCCCGTCGCACCGCGCCACGATCCGGTCGGCCGCGTCCGGCTCCGCCGCCACCCTCCCGGGCCCGGCGAGTGCCGCCAGCAGCAGCCGCCCCTCCGCGGCGTCCAGCGGATCGAGCCGCACCAGGCGCACCCCCTCCACCGAGGCCAGCGAGGAGTGACCGGTGATCAGCGTGCGACAGCCGTCGCCGTTCACCAGCAGCGGGCGCACCTGGCGGTCCTCGACCGCGTTGTCCAGCACCACCAGCGCCCGGCGGCCGGCCAGCCGGCTGCGGTACAGCTGCGCCCGTTCGTCCAGGGCGGCGGGCAGATCGTGGTGGCCGACACCGAGCGCCCGCAGGAACCAGCCGAGCACATCCAGCGGATCCTTGGGCCCGCCGTCCTCCTCCCTCAGATCGGCGTACAGCTGCCCGTGCGGAAAGTCCGCGCGGCACCGGTGCGCGGCGTGCACCGCCAGCGCCGAGGTGCCCGTCCCCGGAGCGCCGGTCAGCACCGTCGCCCCGCCGCGCCCGGGGGCTCGCAGCCCGTCCGACACCATCGCGAGCTGCTCCGCGCGCCCGCTCAGATCGGCGATGTCGGTCGGCAGCATGGCGGGCATCAAACCGTCCCAGATGTCCCCGGCCATCGGCTCGGACCCGGGAACACCCGCCCGCCCCGCCTTGTGCAGCCGCACCCGGACCGGCTCCGGGGCGGCGGGGCCGGGCAGATCGCCGCGCAGCACACCGTGGTGGACGTGGCGCAGCCCCGCGCCGGGGTCCATCCCGAGCTCGTCGCGCAGCACCCGCCGGCCACGCTCGTAGACCGCCAGCGCGTCCGCCCGCCGGTCGCACCGGTACAGGGCGGTCATCAACTGCCCGCGCAAGCCCTCCCGGAGCGGATGCTCGGCCACCAGCCGGGTCAGTTCGGGTACGGACCGGGCGTGCCGGCCCAGCGCCAGCTCCGCCTCCAGGCGGTGCTCCACCGCGCTGATCCGGGCCTCCTCCAGCCGCGGCAGCTCCGTCTCCTCCAGGAAGCCGGTCACATCCGACAGGGCGGGCCCCCGCCACAGCGCCAGCGCGGAGTGCAGCCGCTCGGCGGCGTCCGCGTACCGGCCGTCGGCGAGTTCACCGCGCCCCTGCTCGGCGAGGCGCTGGAACTCCTCCCAGTCGAACCGCGCCCCGCT
This genomic interval from Streptomyces asiaticus contains the following:
- a CDS encoding AfsR/SARP family transcriptional regulator; protein product: MRQVEFGILGPVEVRVDGLLLPVDGAKQRTVLAALLLSGGRVVSDDRLSELLWGRNPPVTMTAQLYTHISRLRKRCAPWLQLARRGPGYAMDHSGARFDWEEFQRLAEQGRGELADGRYADAAERLHSALALWRGPALSDVTGFLEETELPRLEEARISAVEHRLEAELALGRHARSVPELTRLVAEHPLREGLRGQLMTALYRCDRRADALAVYERGRRVLRDELGMDPGAGLRHVHHGVLRGDLPGPAAPEPVRVRLHKAGRAGVPGSEPMAGDIWDGLMPAMLPTDIADLSGRAEQLAMVSDGLRAPGRGGATVLTGAPGTGTSALAVHAAHRCRADFPHGQLYADLREEDGGPKDPLDVLGWFLRALGVGHHDLPAALDERAQLYRSRLAGRRALVVLDNAVEDRQVRPLLVNGDGCRTLITGHSSLASVEGVRLVRLDPLDAAEGRLLLAALAGPGRVAAEPDAADRIVARCDGLPLALRICAARLAAYPQWRLAHLADRLAPAERRLGELSLGSLDVRATLSRCHARLAPTARYAFRVLAYRDGDSAFTARQAAVELRWPEGRAEDVLESISEVRLLDIIADGDQLRYRYRPLVWLFAREQRGRGPGPQSPPGGGTG